The nucleotide window GCGCGGCAGGCGGGCCATTTCTTCTGTCGACGTGGTGACCGGGCCGCAGCAGTCGTGGCAGCCGGGCTCGCACTCGAACGAGGGGATGAGTTCGCGCAGGAAGTGGATCTTGTGGCGGTTGCAGGACATGACCAAGTACAAAGCTGATGGAAAAGTTGGATTATAAGCCCATTCGCAGGCTTGCCCGCTCCCACAGGTAACTCGCAGGTCTCAGATTGTAGAGTACCTGTGGCAGCGGGCGAGCCCGCGAACGAGGGCGCAGCCCTCGCCTTGTTGCCCACTACCCCACCCCGACTTATCCTCCTCCCCTAGCCCACCAGCCTCAGGACCAACCCCATGATCCACAGCGCGCAGCATGCCGCCTCCTACTACGCCGCCAGCAGCGCGCCACACCCTGACTACTCCTTCCTGCAGGGCGAGCACAGCACCGATGTATGCATCGTCGGCGGCGGCTACTCGGGCCTGAACACTGCCATCGAACTGGCCGAACGCGGCCTGTCGGTCATCCTGCTGGAAGCGCGCAAACTGGGCTGGGGCGCCAGCGGGCGCAATGGCGGGCAGTTGATCCGCGGCGTCGGCCACGGCCTGGAACAGTTTCTGCCGGTGATAGGCGAGGAAGGCGTGCGCAGCATGAAGCTGATGGGCCTGGAGGCCGTGCAGATCGTACGCGAGCGGGTCGAGAAGCATGCCATCGCCTGCGACCTGACCTGGGGCTACTGCGACCTGGCCAACAAGCCGGCCGAGCTGCTGGGCTTTGCCGAAGACGCTGAAGAACTGCGCAGCCTGAGCTACGCGCATGAGCTGCGGCTGGTCGGCAAGGACGATATCCACAGCGTGGTCGGCGCCGACTGCTATGTGGGCGGGCTGATCGACATGGGCTCCGGCCACCTGCACCCGCTCAACCTGGCCTTGGGTGAAGCGGCCGTGGCCAGCAGCCTGGGCGTAAAGCTGTTCGAGCAGTCCGAGGTTACCCGCATCGACTACG belongs to Pseudomonas putida NBRC 14164 and includes:
- a CDS encoding NAD(P)/FAD-dependent oxidoreductase; this encodes MIHSAQHAASYYAASSAPHPDYSFLQGEHSTDVCIVGGGYSGLNTAIELAERGLSVILLEARKLGWGASGRNGGQLIRGVGHGLEQFLPVIGEEGVRSMKLMGLEAVQIVRERVEKHAIACDLTWGYCDLANKPAELLGFAEDAEELRSLSYAHELRLVGKDDIHSVVGADCYVGGLIDMGSGHLHPLNLALGEAAVASSLGVKLFEQSEVTRIDYGPEVQVHTAQGRVRAKTLVLCCNAYLNGLNRELGGKVLPAGSYIIATEPLGEERARTLLPQNMAVCDQRVALDYYRLSADHRLLFGGACHYSGRDPKDIAAYMRPKMLQVFPQLADVRIDYQWGGMIGIGANRLPQVGRLASQQNVYYAQAYSGHGLNATHLAARLLGEAISGQESGRFDLFAKVPHITFPGGKHLRSPLLALGMLWHRLKELI